In Gossypium raimondii isolate GPD5lz chromosome 12, ASM2569854v1, whole genome shotgun sequence, a single window of DNA contains:
- the LOC105764338 gene encoding signal peptidase complex subunit 1 isoform X1: MDWQGQKLAEQIMQIMLLVFAVTAFVAGYVLGSFQMMVLVYAGGVTLTGLITIPNWPFFNRHPLNWLDPSEAEKHPKPQVTVISKKKGSKKTIEPAHRLDPSLPTANLVTLAR; the protein is encoded by the exons ATGGATTGGCAAGGGCAAAAGTTAGCGGAGCAGATAATGCAGATAATGCTGTTGGTGTTTGCAGTGACTGCATTCGTTGCCGGTTATGTATTGGGATCGTTTCAGATGATGGTTCTCGTATATGCCGGTGGTGTGACACTCACTGGATTGATTACAATTCCAAATTGGCCTTTCTTCAACCGCCATCCACTCAATTGGTTGGATCCCAGCGAAGCTGAGAAGCATCCCAAGCCACAAGTGACTGTGATTTCGAAAAAGAAAGGCTCCAAGAA GACAATTGAACCTGCTCATAGATTAGACCCATCTCTTCCCACAGCCAACCTAGTTACATTAGCAAGATAA
- the LOC105764338 gene encoding signal peptidase complex subunit 1 isoform X2 translates to MDWQGQKLAEQIMQIMLLVFAVTAFVAGYVLGSFQMMVLVYAGGVTLTGLITIPNWPFFNRHPLNWLDPSEAEKHPKPQVTVISKKKGSKK, encoded by the coding sequence ATGGATTGGCAAGGGCAAAAGTTAGCGGAGCAGATAATGCAGATAATGCTGTTGGTGTTTGCAGTGACTGCATTCGTTGCCGGTTATGTATTGGGATCGTTTCAGATGATGGTTCTCGTATATGCCGGTGGTGTGACACTCACTGGATTGATTACAATTCCAAATTGGCCTTTCTTCAACCGCCATCCACTCAATTGGTTGGATCCCAGCGAAGCTGAGAAGCATCCCAAGCCACAAGTGACTGTGATTTCGAAAAAGAAAGGCTCCAAGAAGTAA